A window of Candidatus Eisenbacteria bacterium genomic DNA:
AGCTCGCGCAACGAATGGGGCGAGGACTACCTCACCGGGCTCTCCCAGACGATCGGCGGCGGCACCAAGGAGATCCAGCGCAACATCATCGGCGAGCGTGTGCTCGGCCTGCCGCGGTGAGGGGAGAGGGACGATGGACCTGATGCTCAGCAGCGAGCAGGAGACGATCCGCGATTCGATCCGCGACATGCTGCGCGAGCGCATGCCGCCCGAGCGCGTGCGCGCCGTGATGGCGACGGACACCGGCATCGATCGCGCCTTCTGGCACCAGGCGGGCGAGCTCGGCTGGTTCGGCCTCGCGCTCCCCGACGCAGTGGGCGGCGCGGGATACGGGCTGCCCGAGGCGATGATCCTCTTCACGGAGCTCGGGCGCGCCCTCGCGCCGGGACCGTGGCTCGGGTCGACGCTGGCGGCCAAGGCCCTGTCGAAGGCCGAGACGTTGAAGAGCACGCTCGACGGCGTGCTCACGGGGACGCAGCCGGTCGCGCTGGTCGACGACCCGGCCGACGCCCTCGGCACGGGCACGACCCTCGACGGCACCATCTCGGGCGTCGCCGACCTCGGCGTCGCCGACCACGTGCTCGTCGTCGGATCGAAGGACGTGCGATTCGCTGCGGCCCGGGCGCGCGGCTTCACCGTCGCCGTCGAGCTCAGCATGGATCCGACCCGGCGCCTCGGCACGCTCACCGCCCGCGGCGCCGAGGCCGAGATGATCGGCGCCCACGCCGCGGCCCTCCGTCGCATGGCGACGGTGCTGACGGCGGCCGAGGCGGTCGGCGTGGCCGAGCGCACGCTCGAGATGTCGGTCGAGTACGGTAAGGTCCGCCAGCAGTTCGGAAAACCGATCGGCACCTTCCAGGCGATCAAGCACCGCTGCGCCGACATGGCCGTGCGCGCCGAGGTGGCGCGCGCGGTCGTCGTCTACGCGTCGGTCGCGGTCGAGGAGGGCGAGGCCGACGCCGACTTCCACGTGCACAGCGCGAAGGCGCTCGCGACCGATGCCGCGATCCAGAACGCCACGGACAACGTCCAGAACCACGGCGGCATGGGCTACACCTGGGAGTCGGACGCGCACCTGTACTTGAAGCGCGCGCGCGTGCTCGAGCACACGTGCGGGAGCCGCATCGCCCACCTGGACGCGCTCGCGGCGCCGTGGCGCGCGGCCGGCTGACATCCAGCTTCCCGGCCCTCCGGCACCGGAACTTCCGGCGCTACGCCGTCGGCCAGACGATCTCGCTCGCGGGGTTCTGGATGCAGAGCGTGGCGCAGGGCTGGCTCGTCTTCCGGCTCTCGGGCTCCGAGCTCGCGCTCGGGACGGTGGCGTTCGTGGGCTATCTGCCCGTGCTCCTCTTCTCGCCGGTGGCCGGCGTCGTCGCCGACCGCGTGAGCAAGTACCGCCTCATCCTGGCGACGCAGACGCTCGCGATGCTGCTCGCGGTCGTCCAGGGTCTCGTCGTCTGGACCGAGGTCGCGACCGTCCCGATCGTCGCCGGGATGGCCTTCTGCATGGGCGTGATCGGCTCCTTCGACCTCCCGACGCGGCAGTCGTTCATGGTGGAGATGGTGGGGCTCGAGGACCTGCCGAGCGCGATCGCGCTCAACGCATCGGTGTTCAACACCGCCCGGGTCGTGGGGCCGGCGCTGGCCGGGGTCCTGGTCGCGGTGGCGGGCGAGGCCCCGTGCTTCTTCCTGAACGGCGTCAGCTACCTCGCCGCGCTGTGGGCGCTCCTCGGGATGCACCTGCCCGCCGCGAGGCCACGGGCCGGCGCGGGGCGAGCGTCGGGCCTTCGCTCGGGGCTCGCCTACGTGCGACATCGCCCGGTGTTGGCGAGCCTCCTCGGCACGCTGGGGCTCGTCTCGGCGCTCGCCCTCCAGTCGAACGTCCTGATGCCGTCGCTCGCCGAGCGCGTGTTCGGGCGGGGCGCGCGCGGCTTCGGAGTGCTCCTCACGGCCTACGGCGTCGGCGCCGTCATCACCGCGCTCCGGCTCGCCTCCCGCACGTACTCGGCCGTCGAGCAGCGCCGCAACCTGCTCCTCGGCCTGTGGGGCATGGCGACGGGCCTCCTCGTCGTCGCGGCGAGCCCGAGCTACCCGATGGCGCTCGTCGGACAGCTCGTCGCCGGCTTCGGCATGCTCCGCTACACCGCCACGACCAACGTGCTCGTGCAGACGCTGACCGAGGATCCCTACCGCGGCCGCGTTATGGGGATCCACACGATGATGTTCGCGGGCGCGGCGCCGTTCGGGGCGCTCGCCCTGGGCTCGCTCGCCCGGGCGATCGGCCCGCAGCCGACCCTCGTCGTGTCGGGCGCGGGCGCCCTCGCAGCCGCCATGTGGCTGGCGACCCGCCCCCGCTTCCCTTAGACGGGCCGGGCTGGTAGCACAGAACTGACCGGTCAGTTCTGGAAACTGACCCCCCAGTCATAATGGCGCGTGACGACAAGCGACAGCGGATCCTCTCCGCCGCGGCGACCGTGTTCGCCGAGCGCGATTTCCACCGCGTGCAGGTGAGCGACGTCGCCGAGCGCGCCGGGGTCGGGAAGGGGACCGTCTACCTCTACTTCCCCACCAAAGACGATCTCCACCGCGCCGCCCTCGAGGGCAGCCTCGACGGCATCTGGACGGACATCGAGACCGCCGCCGGAGCCGGGCCGTCGGCCGAGGACGCGCTGCGCGACATCGTCCTCGTCGTGCTCCGCTTCTTCTGGAAGCGCCAGCACCTGCTCACCATCATCCAGCGCTACGAGGCCTTGAACGGCCGTCGCGCGAAGCTCCGCCGCGAGCGCGTCGTGCGCGCGGTCGAAGACGTCCTCGCGCGCCACCGCCTGGCCGGCGGCGCGTCGGAGCGGCACCTGGCGGCCGCGTTCCTCCTCGGCATGGCGCGGGCCGCGATCCTCGAGCACGCCCCGGGCGATCGCCCCGACGCGGTCGCGACGCGCCTCGTCTCGACGTTCCTGCACGGCATCGGCCGCGCGCGGGTGGCGCAGCGGGGGGCCGCGTGACGCGCCTGCTGGTCGGTCTCGCGCTCCTCGCCGCCCTGGGCGGCGCCGGGTGCGGCAGCCGCTCCGAAGCCGAAGGCACCGCGGGCGCGACCAAGCCCGAGCCGGTCACGATCACGACCGCGCCGGTCGCGACGCGCATGGTCGAGCGCACCATCTCGGTCGTCGGCACGCTCACCGCCAACATGCAGGCCGAGGTGGCGGCCGAGGTCGAGGGTCAGGTGACCGGCATCGAGGCCGACCTCGGTGATCGCGTCGTGAAGGACCAGGTCCTGGCGCGCGTCCGCAGCGACGTGCTCGAGGCGCGGCTCGGCGAGGCCGAGGCCAGCTACGAGAAAGCGCTGGCCGACGAGGCCCGGGGTCGTCCGTTGAAGGACGACAAGATCATTTCGGCGCAGGAGTACGAGCAGGTGCGGACGGCACTCGCCGTCGCGAAGGCGCGCCGCGAGCAGCTCCGCATCGAGGTCGAGCGCGCCACCATCCGCGCCCCCTTCGACGGCTCGATCGCGGCGCGGCTCGTCGACGCCGGCAACTACGTGCGGCCCGGCACCACGGTCTTCCGCTTGGTGCAGGACGATCCGCTGAAGTTCCGTGGCGAGATCCCCGAGCGCGACGTGCCGGCGGTCGAGGCCGAGCAGCAGGTGCGCGTCAGCGTGGACGCGTACCCCGGCGAGGCCTTCCAGGGGCGCGTCTCGCGCGTCGGGTCCGCTTCGAATCCGCAGGCGCGCTCGCTCGCCTTCGAGGCGTTGGTGCCGAACACGGACCATCGCGTGCGGCCGGGCTTCTTCGGGCGTGCCGAGATCATCGTCCGGCGCGATGAACGTGCCGTCGCGGTGCCGCGCAGCGCGGTCACGTCGTTCGCGGGCGTCACCAAGATCTTCGTGGTCGAGGACGGCGTCGCGCACGAGCGCGAGGTGACCCTCGGCGTCGACCTCGGCGACGGCTGGGTCGAGATCACGCAGGGCGTGACGAAGGGCATCCAGGTCGCGACCAGCGGCCTCTCGAAGCTCGCCGACGGGACCGTCGTGCAGGTGCGCGCCGACGCGCCCCCGGGCGCCTGATGCGCTTCGCCGACGTCTTCATCCGTCGCCCCGTCTTCGCGACCATGCTGGTCGGGGCGTTCGTCATCCTCGGCCTGTTCAGCTACCGAAGCCTCGGCCTCGATCTCTTCCCCAACATCGACTTCCCGATCATCACCATCACGACGACGCTCAAGGGCGCGGGCGTCGAGGAGATGGAGACGGGTGTCACGAAGGTCGTCGAGGAAGCAGTCAACACGATCGACGGCATCGACACGCTGCAGAGCACGACGCGCGAGGGCGTGTCGTTCGTGATCGTCAACTTCGTCCTGGAGAAGTCCCGCGAGGTGGCGGCGCAGGACGTCCGCGACAAGGTCTCGGCCGTGCTGTCGCAGCTCCCCGCCGGGACCGATCCGCCCGTCATCGACAAGTTCGACGTCGACGCGGCGCCCGTCATGTCCGTCGCCGTGTCCGGACGCCGGAGCCTGCGCGAGGTGACCGAGCTCGCGCGCCGCCAGGTGAAGGAGGTCATCGAGACGCTCCCGGGCGTCGGCCAGGTGCTCATCATCGGCGGCCAGGAGCGCGCGATCAACATCTACGTCGATCCCGACCGCCTGACGGCGCAGGGGCTCTCGATCGGCCAGGTGCGGCAGGCCGTGGCGCAGCAGAACGTCGAGCTTCCCGGCGGCCGCATCGACCAGACGCGCCGCGAGCTCATCGTGCGGACGATGGGGCGCATCGAGGAGGTGCGCGACTTCGACGACCTCATCATCGGGCACGCGAGCGACCGGCCGCTCTACGTGCGCGACGTGGGACACGCCGAGGACGGCGTCGTCGAGCCGCGCGCCCTGTCGCGTCTGAACGGCGAGAACGCCGTGCAACTCATCGTTCGCAAGCAGTCGGGCGTGAACACCGTCGAGGTGATCGATCGCGTGAAGGCGCATCTGGCCCAGCTCCAGTCCGTGCTGCCCGAGGACGTGCAGATGCGCGTCATCCGCGACCAGTCGCGCTTCATCAAAGCGTCGATCGAGACGGTGACCGAACACATGTGGCTCGGCGCGGTGCTGGTCGCGTTCACGGTCATGCTGTTCATGCGCGACTGGCGGAGCACGCTCGTCGCCGGGCTCGCGATCCCCACCTCGATCATCTCGACCTTCACGTTCATGCGCTACATGGGGTTCACCCTGAACAACCTCACGATGCTCGGGCTCGTGCTCGCGGTCGGCATCGTGATCGACGACGCCGTCGTCGTGCTCGAGAACATCTTCCGGCGCATCCAGGACGAGGGCGAGACGCCGAAGGTCGCGGCGTCGAACGGCACGGCCGAGATCGCGCTCGCCGTCCTGGCGACGACGCTCTCGCTCGTCATCATCTTCCTGCCGGTCGCCTTCATGGAGGGCCGCGTCGGGCGCTTCTTCCACAGCTTCGGCCTCACGACCGCGGTCGCGATCCTCGTCTCCCTCGTCATCTCCTTCACGCTCACGCCGGCGCTGTCGGCACGCGTGCTCCAGCGCCGGCCGGCCGAGAAGGCGCACGGCGGCCGGCTCTATCGCCGGATCGAGAGCGGGTACACGCGGCTGCTCGCGTGGTCGCTCGGGCACCGCTGGATGGTCGTCGTGGCGGCGGTCGTGCTCGTCTTCACGACCGTGCCGCTCATGAAGGTGGTCGGGAAGACGTTCCTGCCCCAGGACGACCAGAGCGAGTTCGAGATCTCGATCCGGACGCCGGGCGGGTTCACGCTCGCCGAGACGTCCCGCGTGTTCGATGAGATCGAGCACCGCCTCTGGGGTCTCCGTGGCGTGACGAACGTGCTGTCGACCATCGGCGATCAGACCGGACGCGTGAAGGCGGGCGAGGGCGACGTGACCTCCGGGTCGATCTACGTGCAGCTCCAGGACCTCCGCGATCGCAAGTTCTCCCAGTTCGCGATCATGGACGACACGCGCAAGATCCTCACCGACTACCCGGACCTGCGCACGAGCGTGCAGGGCATCAACCCGCTCGCGAGCGGCGGCTCGCGCATCGCCGAGGTCGAGCTGAACCTCCGTGGCCCGGATCTGGCCAAGCTCCAGGGGTACGCCGATAGCCTGGTCGCCGGCATGCGGTCGCTGCCCGGCCTGGTCGACGTCGACACCAGCCTCGCCGTCCGCAAGCCCGAGCTGCGGCTCTTGATCGACCGCGAGAAGGCGTCCGACCAGGGCGTCAACGTGCAGGACATCGCGGCGACCGTGCAGACCTTCATCGCGGGTCAGCCCGTCTCGAAGTTCAAGGAGGCGGATCAGCAGTACGACATCTGGCTGCGCGCCGAGGCGGGCAAGCGCCGCACGGCCGAGGACATCGCGGACCTGACCGTCCAGTCGCGCTCCGGCCAGCTCGTACGCCTCGGGAACCTGATCCACCTGCGCGAGGAGGTCGGCCCGGCGCAGATCGATCGCATCGACCGCCAGCGCTCGATCACCATCCTCGGGAACCTGCTCCCGACCCTGCCGCTCGGCGACGCGATCGCACACACCGAGCGGGTCGCGAAGTCGCTCGACATGCCGGCGCTCTACAACATCCAGTGGGCCGGCCGGGCCAAGGGCCTCGAGGAGAGCACGCGCAACTTCGGGATCGCCTTCGGGCTGTCGTTCCTGTTCATGTACATGGTGCTGGGCGCGCAGTTCGAGAGCTTCCTGCACCCGATCACGATCCTGCTCGCCCTGCCGCTCGTGATCCCGTGCGCCATCTTCTCGCTCGTGATCCTGCAGGAGCCGCTCAACATCTACAGCACCCTGGGGCTCTTCATGCTCCTCGGCGTCGTGAAGAAGAACGGCATCCTCCAGGTCGACTACACGAACACGCTGCGCGCCCAGGGCGTGCCCCGCGACGAGGCGATCCTGCGCGCGAACCGCGTGCGTCTGCGCCCCATCCTCATGACCACGGTCATGCTGGTCCTGGGCATGATCCCGATCGCGCTCGGGCAGGGGCCCGGGTCGGGGTCGCGCAGCTCGATCGCGCGGGTCATCGTCGGCGGCCAGCTCCTCTCGCTCCTGATCACGCTCCTCATCACACCGGTCGCCTACTCGCTGTTCGACGATCTCGGGGCGATGGGGGTCGGGGCGGGCCTCCGCAACCTCCTCGCCCGGTTGCGTCGGCTCGTCGCCCGCGCGACACCCAGACCGGCTGCCTGACATCCCAGCCCAGGGGAGGCCGCGATGAGTGTCACCTACGAGTCCACGGACGGCGTTGCGACCATCACCCTCGACGACGGCAAGGTGAACGCGATGGCGTTGCCGTTCTTCGAAGCGCTCGGCGCGGCGCTCGATCGGGCCGAGCACGAGCGGCCGGCCGCCGTCGTGATCGCGGGGCGGCCGGGCTACTTCTCGGCCGGCCTCAACCTGAAGCTGCTGCCGACGCTGCCGCCGGACGAGTTCAAGCGGACGATGCTCGCCTTCGGCGGCATCATGCTGCGCGTGTTCACGTTCCCGATCCCCACGGTCGCGGCCGTGACCGGGCACGCGATCGCCGGCGGCGCCTTCCTCTCGTTCGCGTGTGACCTGCGCTACTTCGCCGAGGGGCCATACCGGCTCCACGTGAACGAGGTTGCGATCGCGCTCCCGCTGCCGACCTGGGCGCTCGCGATCGCCACTACCGCGATCCCGCCGCGCTGGCACACCGAAGCCATCATGCACGCGCGGGCGTACACGCCCGAGGAGGCGCTCGGACGCGAGCTCGTCGACGGCATCGTGTCGCCCACCGAGAGCGTCGTCGCGACCGCACGCCAGGCCGCGAGCCGTCTCTCCGGCCTCGACCTGGGCGCCTACGCGGTCGCGAAGAGCCGCATGCGCGAGCGCGTCGTCGCGTGGGCCCGCAAGAACCTCGAGGCCGAAGCCACCGGCAGCGCCGAACGCGCCCCGCTCTAGGGTCCGACCCCAGACACGGAGTCTCGGGTCGGCTACTGGACGCCTGGTCCGAGCGCGAGCGACATCGGGTCGACGCCGAGCGAGCGGATCGCGGCTTCCCACATCTCGTCGGCGGGCGTGGCGAAGACGAGGTCGGGATCGGGCGGCGCCGTGAGCCACGCCGATTCCGCCAGCTCGGAATCGAGCTGGCCGGGCCCCCAGCCGGCATAGCCGAGGAGCAGGCGGGCGCGTGTGTGCTCTATCTGGTCGGGCTGCGCCTCGAGCAACGTGCGAAGGATCCCGAGCGACGCGGTCAGATGGAAGCCGTCACCGATCTGCTCGGTGTCGCCGCCGCCTGGATCCGCCCCGAGGAGCAGGAAGCCCCGGTGCTGCTCGACGGGACCGCCACTCCACAGGCGCATCCCGCTGTCGCCCGACAGAGGCGGATTCAAGGCGACGGCCTCGGCCGCGCGCGTTTCGGTCGGCCGGTTGACGACGAAGCCCATCGCGCCCTTCGGCCCGTGCTCGCACAGAAGGACGACGGAGCGCGAGAAGTTCGGGTCGCGCAGCTGCGGCATTGCGACCAGGAGCGTGGGGGCGATGGAGGCCTCGCCGTCGGCCATGGCTAGATGCTTCCGACCCGCTCGTCCCTTGTCAACACGGTTGCCCGAGAAGCCGTCGAGAAGGCTTGCGAGACGCTTGGGACATTCGAGCTCACGCGTCGTCCGGTCGAACCCGATGGTCTAGCGCGCGGCTCCCGTGGCCGAGCGGCGTCGAGGCCGCCAGCGCGCGCGTGACGTACGTCTTGGCGCGCTTCACGGCGTCCACGAGCGAAAGCCCCGAGGCGAGACCCGCCGCCGTCGCCGCGGAGAGCGTGCACCCGGTGCCGTGCGTCGCACCGACGTCGATGCGGGGAGCGTCGAGCTCGTGGATCGTGTCGCCGATCGCGAGCACGTCGTACGCGCGATCGGAAAGGTGGCCGCCCTTCACGAGCGCGGCCCGTGCGCCCATCGCCACCAGAGCCCTTGCCGCCTCGCGCATCTCGGCACGCGTGCGAACGGGACGACCCGTCAATGCCTCGGCCTCGCGGAGGTTCGGCGTCACCACGCTCGCGATCGGCACGAGGCGGTCGCGCAGCGCGTCCAGCGTCGAAGCATCGGCGAGCGTGTCGCCCGAGGTCGCGACCAGGACCGGATCGACGATCAGGGCCGGGATCGGCCGCGCTCGCAGGACCTCCGCGACCGCAGCCACCACGCCGGCGTTCGGCAGCATGCCGGTCTTGGCCGCCGCGACCGGAAGGTCGTCGAGGACGGCGGCGAGCTGCGCCGCGACGAACGCGGGCTCGACGTCGCGGCGGTCGCGCACGCCGACCGTGTTCTGGACGGTGAGGCTCGTCACGACGGCCGCGCCGTAGACCCCACAAGCGTGGAACGTCTTCAGGTCCGCCTGGATTCCGGCGCCACCGCTCGGGTCCGAGCCTGCGATCGACAGCACGACGACGGCCACCGCGCTCGCGCTACACCCCGGCGATCCGCTATGCAACGCGCGATGCAGATCGAGGTGTACCCGACCGACGCGGACGCGCTCGACGCCGCGGCTGCGCTGGCGGCGGAGCACGTTCGCGCCGCAGCCGGCGACGGTCGCGCCGTGGTCGCCCTGGGCAGCGGCCGCGCCGGGCGTGGCCTCATGGTCGCGCTCGCGGGGCGAGGCGATCTCCCGTGGTCGCGGGTCGAGTGGTGCCTCGCCGACGAACGCTGTGCGAGCGCGCAGGATCCGCTCGGCCACGCGAAGATCGCGCGCGACAGCCTGTTCGTGCCGCGTGGCGTCGCCGCGGCGAAGATCCACGCGCCGTCGATCGAGGGCGACTCGCCGGAGGAGATCGCCGCGCGCTACGCCGAGGCGCTGCGCGCCGTGGCAGGGGACGCCGTCGCATTCGACCTCGTCCTGCTCGCGATCGGTGCGGACGGGTCGCTCGGCGCGCTCGCGTCCGATGCCGCCGCGTTGACGGCCACGACGCCGGTCGCCGTCGTGGCGGGGGATCCTGCGCTCGTCTCGCTGACACCGGTGACGCTAGCGCGCGCCGGACGTGCGATTGTGACGGCCGTCGGTCCGCAGACGGCCGGCGCCGTCGCTCGCGCGCTCCGCGACGGGGCGGGACCGGCCGCGCTCCTGCGGCCGTCCGACCGCGTGACGTGGGTCGTCGATCGGGACGCCGCGGGCGAGCTGCTGAAGGACGCCCGGCCGGCCGACGCGCGCGGGTAGCGGGCCCGCGGCTCAGTGCGTCTTGGTCGGGTGCGCCGGCGGCGCGGCCCTTCGCCGGAGCGCCTGGCGCACCTCGCCCTGCAGATCGCGACGGAAGAGGAGCAGCTTCGCCTGCTGCTCGACGGAAAGGATCTTCTGCGCTTCGCTGAACGTGTGCTCGGGCAGCGTCGCGAGCTCCCGCTGCACGGTGTGCGCGTCCGCCACGAGACGCGACAGGGCGGCCTCGTCGGGCGGCGACTTCGTGAGCGCGGTGCGGAGCTGGGCTTCGAGCGTGTCGCGCTTCTGCGACAGCTCGACGCGTCGCTCGTCGGCGCGGCGCAGGATGTCGCGCATCTGGAGCGCCTTCGTGTCGGAGAGCCCGAGCGCGTCCACGACGCGGAGCATGAGGTACGTGCGCGCGCGATCGCGCTCGGGCGAGACGTCGGCGCCGGCGGAGGAGGCGCGCAGCCCGAGAGCGAGCAGGGCGGCCAGGGCGACGACGCCGAGACAGCGCGTCGTCACGACTGCTCTCCCAGGAGCTCGGCGAGGCGGTCGAGCTCCTCGTCACCGAGATCGTGGACCGAGAGCAGGTCGCTGTCGGCGTCGTAGATCGTGCTCGCCGGTGCGATCGCCGGGAGCAGGTCGTGCAGGTGCAGCAGCGCCTCGTCGTCCAGATGGTCGATCGAGCGTGACAGGGGCGGGGGGCTCGGCGGGAACACCGTGCGCGTCACCAGCAAGGCGAGCACGACGGTGGCGACGGCCCCGGCGACCCGCAGAGACCCCCAGCGCGCCGCCACCTTCGCGGGCGCCGGTGCGGTCCGGACCTGCCGCATGATGGCCTGGCGCTGGCGCCGCCAGAAGTCCTCGCCCGGCGTGGATGCGGCCGGCGCGGAGAGACCGATCGACACGTGCCGCATCGACGCGAGGTCGTTGCGGCAGAAGGCGCAGCGCGCGATGTGGTCTTCGACCCGGCCACGCTCGCCCAGCGGCAGCGTTCCCATCGCCGCATCCACCAGGGCGGGGCGCAGCCGGCGACACGTCCAGCGCATCCAGGGGATCGTCATGGGGTTCTCCTTCCGAGCCATTGCTGGAGACGGCGGACGGCATGGTGGAAGCTCACCTTGGCGGAGTTCTCGGTGATCCCCTCGGCGCGGGCGATCTCCGCGAATGGCAGGTCGGAGAAGATCCGGAGCGACAGCACGCTGCGCTGGCGCGGCGGGAGATCCGCAATCAGGCGCCGCAGCCGCGCGCCCAGCTGCACGTCGCCGGGCTCGGTGGCCACCCCGAGGCGCTCTTCAGGCACGCTCTCGAGCGCGACGTGGCGCCGCTCGGCGCGCAGGATGTCACGACATTGATTCATGGCGATGCGGTGGAGCCAGGTGGCGAAGCTCGCCTCGCCTCGAAACGATCGCAACCGCTCGAAGGCGCGGACGAAGGTACGCTGCGTGGCCTCGTCCGCGGCGTCGTGGTCGCGCAAGACGCGCTCGGCGACGGCATGGATCGTACGCTGATGACGCTCGACGAGCGTCTCGAAGGCCTGCTCGTCCCCTGCGAGGGCGCGAGCGACGAGGGCTGCATCGTCCACGCTCGGCGCACGACTACCACGGGCGACGAGCGCGGACGACCGAAGCGAACCGGACAGAGCGTGTTACTTGGCCGGAGCGGGCGCCTTGCTGTCGGCCTTGGGCGCCTTCGCCTCTTTCTGACCCTGCGAGCTCTTGTGCTTCTTGCCGTGATGCTTCTTCGTGGTCGTCGTCGTCGTCGCGTTGGCGGCGGCGACCGAGAAGACCATGGCGGTCGCGAGGGCGAGGGCGGTGAGGGTACGCATCGGTCAGTTCTCCTTTGGGTTGGCGCGGCCCGTCAGTGGGCCTGCGTTCGACGGAACAGACGGCGGGGCCCTCTCAAAAAGTTAAAGGACCCCCCTTGCGTCGCCCGTATAGCGCCGCTATAGCCGCGGCGATGGCGGAGCGGACCGTGGCGATCCGGCACAGGGAGGCCCCCGCGGGGTCGACGCGCGACGCGATCCTCGCCGCCGCCGAGACGATCCTCGCCCGTGGCGGGGAGGACGCGCTCTCGATCCGCGAGCTCTGCGCGCAGGTCGGGGTGACCGCGCCTACCATCTACCACCACTTCGGCGACAAGGATGGCCTCGTCGCCGAGGTGGTCGACGCCTGCTTCGCCGAGTTCGATCGCGCGATCGCGAGCGGTCCGATGCCGGCCGATCCGGTCGAGGCGCTCGCGTGGGCGTTCGATCGCTACGTCGCGTACGGCGTGGCGCACCCCGCCCACTACCGGCTGCTCTTCGAGCGCCGGCTGCCGAAGCCGACCCCCTCGGGGATCGCGTCGTACGCGCGCCTGGAGCACCTCGTCGAAGCCATCCGGGCCGCAGGTCGCCTGCGCCTTCCCGTCGCCGACGCGGCGCCCGCCTTCTGGGCCGCCGTGCACGGCGTGACCATGCTCGTCATCGCCGGCTTCATCGCGCGCGAGGCCCCGGCCGTGCACCACGTCCGCGACGCGCTCGTCACGCAGCTCACCATATCGGATGCCGCGCCCCGGCGGGCGCGAAAAGGAGGCTCACGATGACGCCCGAATCGGATGTCAATCCCTTCCTGCAGGGGAACTACG
This region includes:
- the thiD gene encoding bifunctional hydroxymethylpyrimidine kinase/phosphomethylpyrimidine kinase, which encodes MAVVVLSIAGSDPSGGAGIQADLKTFHACGVYGAAVVTSLTVQNTVGVRDRRDVEPAFVAAQLAAVLDDLPVAAAKTGMLPNAGVVAAVAEVLRARPIPALIVDPVLVATSGDTLADASTLDALRDRLVPIASVVTPNLREAEALTGRPVRTRAEMREAARALVAMGARAALVKGGHLSDRAYDVLAIGDTIHELDAPRIDVGATHGTGCTLSAATAAGLASGLSLVDAVKRAKTYVTRALAASTPLGHGSRALDHRVRPDDA
- a CDS encoding 6-phosphogluconolactonase, translated to MQIEVYPTDADALDAAAALAAEHVRAAAGDGRAVVALGSGRAGRGLMVALAGRGDLPWSRVEWCLADERCASAQDPLGHAKIARDSLFVPRGVAAAKIHAPSIEGDSPEEIAARYAEALRAVAGDAVAFDLVLLAIGADGSLGALASDAAALTATTPVAVVAGDPALVSLTPVTLARAGRAIVTAVGPQTAGAVARALRDGAGPAALLRPSDRVTWVVDRDAAGELLKDARPADARG
- a CDS encoding periplasmic heavy metal sensor, whose protein sequence is MTTRCLGVVALAALLALGLRASSAGADVSPERDRARTYLMLRVVDALGLSDTKALQMRDILRRADERRVELSQKRDTLEAQLRTALTKSPPDEAALSRLVADAHTVQRELATLPEHTFSEAQKILSVEQQAKLLLFRRDLQGEVRQALRRRAAPPAHPTKTH
- a CDS encoding sigma-70 family RNA polymerase sigma factor, producing the protein MDDAALVARALAGDEQAFETLVERHQRTIHAVAERVLRDHDAADEATQRTFVRAFERLRSFRGEASFATWLHRIAMNQCRDILRAERRHVALESVPEERLGVATEPGDVQLGARLRRLIADLPPRQRSVLSLRIFSDLPFAEIARAEGITENSAKVSFHHAVRRLQQWLGRRTP
- a CDS encoding TetR/AcrR family transcriptional regulator, whose translation is MAERTVAIRHREAPAGSTRDAILAAAETILARGGEDALSIRELCAQVGVTAPTIYHHFGDKDGLVAEVVDACFAEFDRAIASGPMPADPVEALAWAFDRYVAYGVAHPAHYRLLFERRLPKPTPSGIASYARLEHLVEAIRAAGRLRLPVADAAPAFWAAVHGVTMLVIAGFIAREAPAVHHVRDALVTQLTISDAAPRRARKGGSR